In Lycium barbarum isolate Lr01 chromosome 9, ASM1917538v2, whole genome shotgun sequence, the DNA window GCAAGATTATGACATTTGTTACCGAAAATAATTAAACTATCATCTATATCTGTAGCTGGATTGAATTTACGAAGAAGAGTGTTGCCAAGAGAGTCGCAAATACGTTAAATGGTCAACAGATGGGTAATGTATTTTCTTGGCAATACCtctgttttctttcttttccagttTAAGGAATTCTAGAAAGATATTCAGGCTATTTACATAGCTTTCCAGCTTTTTGCTTCTATTTGGTTTGTAGGGTACCACCATAGCATCTTGCAGTAAGTTTGACAAgtgtttctattttctttttgggTTGACTAGTTATTCTGCTTGTTACACATTTTTTAGGGAAAACACCAATAAATCAGGTACTAGCCAAAAATTTGGCTTCTATTACGGTAGCCTAACATGTTTTTGCTGCATTATACCATTTGTGTCATAACAATATAACATAATGACCATCATTGTTTGTATTCTTCAGATTCAGCTTTCAACTTTGCTTTTCTTGTATTTGCAGTGACCTTTGAGAGGTTATTGACTTTATTGTCAACTTTCTGGTTGTATAGGTGGAAGGAAAAGGTCATCATTCCATTATGACATTTGGAATGTCAAATACTTGTCTAAAATCAAATGGGATGATGTTACGGATGAAATTGGTACGCTGTTATTTTCAATTTATTGGGTGATGTTACATTCTTCAGTCTTGATTCACAGCTTAATTGATGCCTTACAAACATTTTGCAGCACAAAGGCACGCAGTTCGTGAGCAGAAACTAGCTTTGGAGCTTTCTGCTGCTAAGAGGGAGCGTGATTTCTACCTTGCACAAGTTGATAAATCTCATGCTTTAAGTTCTATTGAAGAACGAATGAAGAAGGTCAGTGATCCATTTTTAATAGATTCTTTAACGTGGAAGTAGTTAAGCAGCAGTTTTTCTGCTCCCTCGATTGAGTTTCTTATTTATCATCTCTTTTTTGAGTTTTCGTTCTTTAAATTTTAGTTATAACATGCGTCAGCTTTATTTTTTCATCGATAACTTTTGATGTATATTGCTAATATATCAATTGACGTTTGAAAAAGTCTCTTGTAGCAAGacgaaaaaaattaaagatgttTCTTTTGTGCAAAATAAAGGGGTAAATTGAGATGCCCTCTTTTCTTACCCCGAATTATTATTACCTGGTGTAATGTATTATAGCCTTatgttcagttttagtttaggtATTCGATCACTCAGTTTCATCTTACCTTATGCAATATATTTTTCAGAACTGTGTAATATAATCCTATACATTTTAAATGTCCATCTTTTCAGAAGCAAAAGGTGCAACAGGAATCTGGGGTAACTTCTGATTTCCCAAGTGAACAGTTTGCACAAAAGGTGATACGGCAATTTTCCCAGAAAAAACCTGTGGTAGATGAAGCTGGAAAAATCAAGCCTAAGCTGTCTAAGGACGTTTTAGCCGGAGTAAGTTCCCTGTCCGCACATTCACCCCCATTTCTTCTAAAAAGAGCGGGGAAAAAAGACTTGCTAATGTTCTGATGGAGGCTGCTCTTCATTTTTTACAGGTATTTGGTGGTCAATGATAAGGGTGTAGGAGAGTGCAAAACATTTCAGAAAGTGTGCTTACTAATTTCTTTTTTTCCAACTACAATTTAAATTTTGTCGCCTACATCTTGGCTATTATTGAATGTTGGAATTATAAGTGAACCTCCAGCAAAATTTTATCTTTATTAGCAGTCGATTGTAGATGTATTAATTATGGTGGTTGTCTAAAATATATAAATCAACTTATCTGAATTTAAATGAATTACTATATATCTCATGGATCACTGTGTATGAATCATAGTAGCTAACAACTTAAAACTGCTAGTAACTATACGATTGTGCCATCTCCGAGGAATGATGCTATGACCCAAACATAACCTGTCCAAGCCGTTCCGATATTCAAAAATCAGCCCAGAGTTTCTTTTGAGATGCCCAAAATTTCCTTCCAAGACTATTGCCGAAAGTTGAGCAAGTACTACTATTCCATCTCTCTATCTTAATACTCCTTTTTCATCACCATTTCATTTGATGTATTGTTGTATCTTTCTCAAATTCGTTTTTCGGGACCCAAAAATCTACTGGTTCGAACTATTGGGCGTCGATACTTCGCGGCCACACCGGAAGAATACGCTAAGAGAAACTATGCCCTTAATGAGGCTGAATACAGCATTGTTATTACCTCTCTGACTGCTCAGCGAAGGTGGCTTTTTGTATGAATTACTCCAGCGTAGTTGATTGATTGGAATTATGGTTATATTACTTGTTAGAGGACTCAGTTAATCATATGATATGAATTTAGGCATTACTTGTTGAAGGATGTTTATGATGACATGATGCTAGATGGAGTAAAGCCAGAGAGAGATACATTTCATTCACTTCTTATTGGGACCATGAAAGGTGCTCGCTTGCAAGACGCTTTCTTTTTCCGTGACGAAATGAAAGCTATGGGTTTGGTCCCTGATGTATGTCTCCTTCCTATGCTTGCTACCATATCTTAGTAGCTGTTTGGCCATGCATTCcaaatattttctattttatttggaACAATGTTATGTACTTAAACACAACTTCTAAAGTGAAAAGTGAGTTGGAAAACAGGTTAAAAGCTGTTTTCcaaatttgaaatacaacttcCAAGTTGGCTTGGAATTtatatggccaaacgggtccttaatCTTTTTTCATCCCCCGTATTTGGTAGGCCCTAGTCACCTCTGTTGTATTACTCACTTTTCATATTTGCCACAATGTGTAAGTTATACCCAGCCCTAAATTATAATAACAAGAAGGATTGTTGTTTCTCTGCCAATATCACAGGTTGCTTTGTACAATTTCTTGATATCTACCTGTGGAAAATGCAAAAATTCTGAACAATCAGTACGGGTATGTATCCTTACTCTGTCTTGCAGTGTCGTTCTGCTtcatttttctgaaattatgaACAGTATTATGATCCATTGAAGTAATTAGTGTTGTTTTCCTTCCTCGTAAGTATTTTTTGGAAGAAATGAAGAGATTTGAAGTCAAGCCTACTGGACAAACCTATATTTGTCTCCGCAGCTGCTGGTCGGGTAGACAGAGTGTAAGAAAGTTGCTCAATGGTTGCAACTCTATATATTGCTAATACCCAATTGATCATGCGTACTGTCACGGgccgactcctcctaagcggcagcggcacacaaatagcccgtgcggcgctcgtagtcccacctgactacaagccagcctttccttatcccaggttttcttggcacgaccctatgcctatggtgaagcttgcctcagaggcttagcttcccttgtgccgcccgtttgatgtcaaggcttcagccttgtcttgctatcatactCTTGTGGCACATTTCATGTGCGGGGTCTCGTCTATgcgcaccccttgggttggctaTGGACATGCATGTCCCTCGCctggcactgagcgtcgctcctgcgcgcacagtcctatcctcaagcttgacacttgccttgtgtcgtgcccgagtagggcaacttccaatccttggcctttgtcaGGTGCGGTCCTCTTTCATATGCCTATGGTTGTCCCAGGGCATTGTCAAACATAGCCCTCGCAACTTACTTCCATCCCTCgtggtgcagcgtcaccccacgactgcacgtctaggccaacggacccttgcttgcaaggctgaacccaagccaagctcacaagtcaatacacgaggctcttgagtggtgcctcgagtatTCAATCGGCACAGaggtctttaacatccataaagatagcccgcggggcataatcagttcctacgtcaagcctccggcacatGTTGTGCCCCCAACGCGGCCCGCAGGCACGACGTCGTCCATAGAGtcccctaactcgtatggatacctaggacactcctatgagaTGCCTAGGTAggcccttgaggtcctccctcaaggttgctcacttagtgcgactggccgacagcacgcacgggggaggctggctgagctgtagacacctctgccccccttatatatgctttaaaaagaaaaacccaagttttagcactggacatcattttgccagagaaccacaatgggcctttctcactcttccgaactccaaatgaggcgccgtctgttcctaactctttctcttgacttccttcactcctccatgaagtttcgtctcatccccatactcgtggTACGAGATATAGCCTTCGAGAGCTTtatcactgacactgctccttggctaagtcaaacccttaggtgaacgatcttcaaatgacgccaaacttggtaagcacattccataacatcctaggaagggtcctctcacccgaaatcccaagattccatccatagctcggaaacgcacgggactgacactcagcctcgcgcgtggcctcgtccgccgacggcccatgggctcatcccagatccttgctaaacttccttggcactcttataatatgccatagagcatctctagatgcttattgactctcgcccGTCGGAGCCCCTCTTCAATGCACGTCGCCCatgcacggctgacactgcctgcgcggccgaccctgcctgcgcggccgacccttCCTGCGCgcgcggctgacactgcctgcgcgcggctgacactcatctgcgcacgtctcctgcacgactgacactcgcttggccctcctggggcgcgcaggggttatgggcgccaaggcacaacaaaggcagcccgtaacagtaCATGTGAAGGAATATGCAGATGTCTGCTTAGTTAGTTGCACAATTAGATCCTCCATGCAGTGGATAGTCTGGAATGCAGCAATTTCATTTGGGATTACCCAGGCATAACACCATGATAGGTTATCATTCATTTGACTGAAGAACATCTGCTTATTCAGTGAAATGATATTTGATTAATATGCTCCGGGAAGCTACTGGATATAGAGCCTTAAAGTTCCCTGAAGCGACAAAACTTCTCTGCAGTCCTTGTTAATGCTTCAGTGTCATATTTCATCCAATCTTTGTTTACTCTGGCATCTGATTGGCTGCTCTTCCAACACTACAGCTATGCAATTGTTCGTGACATGACTGCTGCTGGTCTTGGTCTGAATAAATTCTGCTATGCTGGACTTATAGCTGCTCACAAGAATAAGGAACCTGTCACGGATGATGTAGCTGCCACGATGAGGCACAAGTGCATTCATGTGCTTTTACAAGTTTTCCATTTTTATAGTATTTTAACTTATTTGAATTTGTTATTTCTTGGAGTAGATTATTGAGCTAGTTGAGCAGTCCAAGGGTTGCTCAGCAGTTGAAGCACCTAGTGACATTCCTGTAAGATCCATGATGGGCCTTTCTGAGGAAGAACTTTACAATATCCCAACTGCTGATTATGTTTTTCGGCGTGGTGGATTTTTAAATAGGGAATTCACGGTTTATCATGTTGTGTTTCATGCCTGTGCCGACCTAAAAAGTGTGGAGGTACCATACTTGACATCCACTAACAAGATCATTAGATGTCATTCTGTTTTGCTTTAATAGATATGGCCCAAATCCTTCTGTTATTTTTTTCCTGTAAATTCACCTGCCATACACTTGGCATTCATTTAATTTAGACGTTCCAATTCAACATGTTATGTGCAGTAGCCTCCCCCTCCACGCCTCCGATTCAATAAGTATCTTAAATAATTGTATTCTATTTTGAGAACAGATAACATAGACCTAACGTTGTCTAATTATTTGAATGTGTAGTAAATTTAATACATCAAGCATAGCACTTTTGGAATTTGTCTGGTCTAATCTTTATATTTGAACACCTTTTGCGGAGATGCACGAGggcaaaaaaaatgaaataagccCTGAAGATTGAATTCAATCTTCTGAAGAAAAGCTACCTTAGTGTTGTGCCACAATGGAAAACTTTCTTGATAGAAAAACCCTTAGTATAATGTCATGCACGTTTAAGTTTTAATGACACCAGTGGATCTTAAATCTGTAAAATAAGCAATGTCAGTCTTGTTAGGGATCAGATCAAGGTTGAGCGTACTATTGTCTCTACTGCAGTAAAGTCACTGAAGATTTTGGTGACATCAATTTTTCCAAAGACTTTCTTTGACAAGCAAACAGACATTttattgaaacaaaaaaaaatgacaaaggtTGTGTTGTGAGTTACATCAGGATCCTTACGAAAGTGACAATTTCCCTTTCTATGTCTTGGGAGGATGCTTAGTCATGTACTGTTTCTGTACCATCTTGGTACTTTAATAGGAAAAAAAGCCTTTACCGTATCAAAAAATAGAACATGCCCAACCTTAATAATTTGGCAATTCTCAGTTTGATCTTATGTTTCTTCTTCATGGCAGTCGATTGATGCACTTCTTGAGATGCTTAGCAAGGATGGTAAAACTCCTGATGTGTTTATTTTGATGCAAACCATGAGGTATTGTATTAGATCCTCCTTTCAACTTTTTAACTCTATAAGTTGGTTAAAAGGGTTAAGAGTCTTGTAAAGCTCAAAATCCGTATAGAGGAGAGATTAGAACTTTAGAAAGTATTTAAGCAACTTGAAATCACATCATTAAATTTTTAAGTCATACATAATGTAATTGCGCCATGAGGTTGTCAGAGTTGGTTGACAGAGATGTTGTGTTCAGTCTAAAAGTTTCTTGACATTGGATGAGACGGGTGGTCCTAGTCTTATCAGGCTCTGTGGTGATAACTCTAAAGGTTTTTTAGTTTCCTTCAAGGTAGGTATAAGCTTCATATGTTAGACTTCTACAAAAGCACATTTTATTTCTACAAAAAGAGCAAATTCTGCAAATCCTTTGTAATGAAATGGCTCTCCGGAAATGCCCTTGGACAGTGAGCTTTTGATCTAAGACCTTCAAGCAAATCGAGATGAAACGACCAACTTTTAATCTGTAATATTTCCTTTTCCTCTTTCAATATCTCTAGTAAAGTGTAAACACCTATACTAAGAGATAATGATGTAGAAAGCAGCTCTTGATAAAAGGAAAACAGGTGTTTGGAAACACGTGTTGGTATATAGTATTTTTCAGGAACGTTATCCATAATTTGTTTTTACTTCCTGGTCAAGCACCAAGTAAACACTGTTGGCTCAAGGAAGTGGGGAGGACAAGGGGAAGGGAGTGGTGGCTTAATTGATTTACTTTAAGTTGACATCCCTCCTCTCCTGGTGTTAGTCCTCCATTCCACTCTCTCTAAGAATGAGTGAAAAAAGCTCATGTAGCCTCCAGTTTTAGATCCAAGCAACTGAGTGAAATATATTTATCCCTCGCCATTGCTTTTTTTAATGAAGTAAAACCATATCATTAAAGAGCATCCGGATGATGCTAATAGCAAAAGATACCCCCCGCCATTACTTTTCTTCGTACAACTTCTCTTTTTAGCATAAGTTCTTAAATAATCGTCCTATCAACTTTTGGTAGTATTTGATCAAACAAAAATTTCCTCCCTTAGTTCCTTCTAGTGTGGCcttttattttcatgcttttttATTATATTCTATTCATTGACTACACTTGGTCTGACTGTCTGAGTATATAGTCTTCCCAATTGTTAATGAATACGTCTACTTTTCATCTTGCTTAAATATTTTATTTAGAGGTTGCTTTGGATTCATGATCTTCTTTCGAATTCCTATAAAGAGGGTTGGGCCACATGTATGAGCCTGTTAACTAAGTAATAAGTGTTAGTCTACTTGGAAGAATTGAACCGATTGGCCTGGCTTCAAGGCAGTCTATAATCTCATGCCAAGTTATATTTAGTTAATTTTGCATTGTGCTTCATGTGTGAATCTATTCATTCTTTTTACTGGAATAACTTTATCCAGATCGCAGTGTGCTGTCTTCGCTGCCCAGTGTAGCTTGCTTTATGTCATATAAATATGTAATCTGTGTTTTACTCCTAGAACATAGCATTAAGCTACTGTCAAATCTGCAACTCTATCATGACTTAAGTTATTTTTGAAATCTCCAGTTGAGTGCGAACCAGTAAACTATGTTCACTAGATGTTCCTTTAATAATTGGTTAAGATACATTCTAACAAGCATTTACTAATCCGTTATGTATCCCATGTATTCAGGGAATCTGGATGCATAATCCAAGAAACACACGTTACTGAAAACTTACCAAAATCAACGGTATTTCAAGTTTTACATAATTTTTCATAGTCTATATTTCATTTCTTTGATTCGCCTCCATGTGTTTGATTCTGTGTTTGTGCAGGTGTTATCTTCAGTCTGGAGACCTACAACGTGGCCAGAAAATTTTTGAGGACTACATGAGTTCGGGAAAACCAACTATGGTTGAATTATATGTGGTAAGTTCCAAAATACATTTAAGGCTGCAATATAGTCTTGCCCAGAAAGTCGGCGTTCTATCACAACATAACACCCCCATATAAAGGACTTTGTACTCTAGTATATCTTCCTGCAGCTGTCATCTTAGCTCATGCATGGTCTTTTTTTCCCAGATAAAGAACTCATGCATGGTCTCCTTAAGTGGATTTTCTGCCATGATGCAAGAGAGCCAATTTAAAGGAGCTTATTAAAGTAATTAAAGTAGTTGAGCAGGAAACTTCTCCAAGCTGGTTCTCATTTCTCAACTTTTATTTGGCTGTAGACACTTGTTGAGGGAGCAATGGTCGGTTACACTCCTGAAGGGATGCAACTTGCTGAAGACACACTGGTATGGTGTGTTTGACTGTGTTATAGCAATTTCTCATTATGTCAGTGGATTTCACTTGATATATTTTCTTACTTGTGCAGGTAAATATGAACTCCAGGAACATCTTCCTGAGTCCCAAAATGGGAAGTGATCTCCTTCTTGTTGCTGCGGGTGAAAAGGTGGGAAAGCAGAAAAAGGAGAAGTTTTAGCCCTTAGCTTTCTCTTACATTTCTCTTTTCTCATCACATAACGATGAGTGATTTAATGTGTACTTATTGTCTGCAGACCGGTGGATATACTACTGCCAATCTGATATGGGACATGATGCAAGCTCGTAAAATTACACCAACATTTCCTGCTGTTCAAGCATATCATGATGGCTTGAAGGTGAGTTTTCTTTACTTGCTGACAGATCCATTGGTTCTTCCATAACGCTAGGGAAGGGCACTATTAGATAATGCCAAGGTTTAAAGATTGCAAGCAGCTCTTAGATACTATAGACAAAGTTTTGGCTGCTCGTGCAATTGACAACCAAACTTCCAATATGGATTCATCCCCAAGTATATTCATGTCTTATGTTTGTCTGAATGAGCAGTAAACTGCATGTACTTGCATTCTTGCAATTTGATTTTGTCGAAAGGTTGATATCGAATGGTGCAAAACTTGTAGCTCTGGTCCACCATTTGTGGTTACTCAGGAATAATGATAGTAACCAGAGAATAGAGAACACAAGAACTAGAATAAGAAACTGCGATTTATTGGTAATAGATCGTGCAAGAATCTTACACACAATTACACCAATAAAGATGTCCGTATGGAGAGGACAAGACTCCAGAATATAGTAGTTTTAAATCTGATATTGCATACACAAATAACTAATCCTAATTACAAATTTATAGAAAACATAATAGGATTAGATAAACTAGGAATAATAACTGCTAAACCAACTGCTGGAGAACTGTAGAAGTTGTGTTTGTCCAAAACACTTAAACTCTTTATCCTTTTGTCGATATTTTCTCCTAGGTAAGTCTTGAGAGGTGGGTCTGTACCAAATAACTTCTCCAGCCAAGGTTGATGGATGTATGTTTTGATAATTGTTTTGGTAAATATGTTTTGATAATTGTTTTGGTAAATCTTTGTGCATCTCAGGTTCGGGAGATACCAGCTGATGATCCAAGACTGCAACTAGTTTCTCGAACGTACAATAATCTGAGACAGGTTTGGCGGGGGAGCTGGTATGGgaacagaagattgaggccatgcACCAACTACACTGCCCTGAACCATTGGGTTCTTTTGTACCTTAAAATGTCTGCTTTTTCCTGTTATTCCATAATTTGGCCTATTTGCTCATGTACCCGAGTCGAGCAGATACATAGATTAATTGACATTGTTAGGGGGGTTATGGATTTACTAGCAACCAGCAAGTTACACTTTTTCTTGACTACCTAATGCTTAGAAGATGTATAAACACCAAGTCTTTCACTAGTATTTTATATGAAtttcttattttttaattttagatAAAGACAAACTCTATGCATTTAGATGTTGAGAAAACAAAGTGCTAATTATTTAATATTCAGATTTTAACACAACTTTTTAATATTCAGTTatgtattcagattcagatgttttaATTTTCggaaaaacaaatgaggcctaagttgcATTCCACGCAATTGCTTAAAATATGCGtagtatttaatttttttattattaacatAAGTGGGACTTCTAATAATATAATTCTTTCACGTTTATTAACTAAGATGTTTGTTAATTATACTCTAGCGCTACAAAAAAATAGCTACTTGTATTAGCCGCAAGTTATTTTCCGTAATGAACAGATTAGCTATGAATAACACTCTTATGTCTATTCGAAGAAAATATTTAGCCGAAATGACCCCTTTATACAtcattatacatttttatacatgtTTATACATTGTCAACAATAagtgtataatattatatattgCGTGTATGAACACTgctgcaacaaaaaaaaaaaattggctttgCAGATGTAAATAAAAAATGTGACTAcgtggatgtaatattttatggtgaattgtatattattgaaattttGTTGCAAAAAAAGCAATAAAAGTAGTATCTAATGTAGCGCCGAAAAATAAAATTTGCTGCTAAAGTTGCACTAACTTTAGACGCTTTCATTTTACATTTTCATTTAACAGTGACAAAATTTTATTAGATATTAGCTTGtataaaacaaaaattaaaaagaataACGTGTTCCGCCGCTACTTTTCTGCTTTTTAAAATGATTTAAATGTTTCTTTTAGGGCACAAATCAGATAATCAGTCTCTCGTCAAAGGGGATTCATCATCCCTCAAAAGAGTACATCTGAGGCGGGATCTCATCCAGCTCCTTTGACTAGCTTTTCTTACGCAGCTATAAATCAAGTGGAAATCCTCTATTTTCACGAATCCAGTTCTCGATAGTAAATGAAAAGAGTGGCCGGGCTCAAAGAGGAATCGCNNNNNNNNNNNNNNNNNNNNNNNNNNNNNNNNNNNNNNNNNNNNNNNNNNNNNNNNNNNNNNNNNNNNNNNNNNNNNNNNNNNNNNNNNNNNNNNNNNNNNNNNNNNNNNNNNNNNNNNNNNNNNNNNNNNNNNNNNNNNNNNNNNNTTTAGTTCAGTTACTTTTTTTTCTTGCAAGGGAAA includes these proteins:
- the LOC132610037 gene encoding pre-rRNA-processing protein ESF2-like, with the protein product MGEKDLEIEETSPTRGEEQRGDEAKTEVRKVKKKKKSFKEGAKVEKRGVCHVSRVPPRMDHVKLRQVLTQFGEIQRIYLVPEAAAAQMNRKRAGGFRGQAFSEGWIEFTKKSVAKRVANTLNGQQMGGRKRSSFHYDIWNVKYLSKIKWDDVTDEIAQRHAVREQKLALELSAAKRERDFYLAQVDKSHALSSIEERMKKKQKVQQESGVTSDFPSEQFAQKVIRQFSQKKPVVDEAGKIKPKLSKDVLAGVFGGQ